In Hyalangium minutum, a single window of DNA contains:
- a CDS encoding ABC transporter ATP-binding protein, with protein MAMIEVQNLTKRYRDRSAIEGLTFSVNEGEILGFLGPNGAGKSTTMKILTGFLPPSMGTAKVAGFDVFEQPLEVKRRIGYLPETPPLYPEMTVRGYLKFVAELKKVPGRGLKAELDRVAGLTGLSDIMDRVIQNLSKGYKQRVGIAQALLGSPPVLILDEPTEGLDPSQRADVRSLIKGLAGKHTLILSTHILPEVTMTCEKVLIIHQGKMVAYDEIQKLVSVHGQAANVSLEEIFIKLTAA; from the coding sequence ATGGCGATGATTGAGGTTCAGAACCTCACGAAGCGGTACCGGGACCGGAGTGCCATCGAGGGACTCACCTTCAGCGTCAACGAAGGGGAGATCCTGGGCTTCCTGGGTCCCAACGGAGCGGGCAAGTCCACGACCATGAAGATCCTCACCGGGTTCCTGCCCCCGTCCATGGGCACGGCCAAGGTGGCGGGCTTCGATGTCTTCGAGCAGCCGCTCGAGGTGAAGCGTCGCATCGGCTACCTGCCAGAGACGCCGCCGCTCTACCCGGAGATGACGGTGCGCGGGTACCTGAAGTTCGTCGCCGAGCTCAAGAAGGTCCCCGGCCGCGGACTGAAGGCCGAGCTCGACCGGGTGGCGGGCCTCACCGGGCTGTCGGACATCATGGACCGCGTCATCCAGAACCTCTCCAAGGGCTACAAGCAGCGCGTGGGCATCGCGCAGGCCCTGCTCGGCTCGCCGCCGGTCCTCATCCTCGACGAGCCCACCGAGGGGCTCGACCCTTCGCAGCGCGCCGACGTGCGCTCCCTCATCAAGGGGCTCGCGGGCAAGCACACCCTCATCCTCTCCACGCACATCCTGCCGGAGGTGACGATGACGTGTGAGAAGGTGCTCATCATCCACCAGGGGAAGATGGTCGCCTACGACGAGATCCAGAAGCTCGTCTCCGTGCACGGACAGGCGGCCAACGTCTCGCTCGAAGAGATCTTCATCAAGCTCACGGCGGCCTGA